In the Planctomycetaceae bacterium genome, AATGAAATATCGGATGTTCCAGTGGAAGTTCGACAGGTTCGCGTTCCGGAAAAATCCGCTTGAGCTCTTCGTAGAAGTTGTACCATTCCGTGTCGCCCCAGAAATCATCGACCATCAGAAAACCACCGTTCAGCAGATATGTGCGCAGCGCTTTCCTTTCGGCATCCGACAATGCGATGTATCCAGGCTCGATGATGTAGATAAAGGGATAGTCGAACAATGCAGGATCCGTCAGTTCCAGAATCGCACCGTCGGGATCTACATGCAGGGAAGTCAGTTGCTGAAGACGATAGGAAAAATTTAAATCAGCGTCCGGGTAATCTGTCTGCCAGCCCCAGCGACCGTACGAGCCATACCGGATGCGGACGAAGGTGAAGACATCTTTCCGGAAGTTTTCATCGAGTTTCCAGTCCGGTACTCCGCGGCGGTCCGGACGTCCGTCGGCTCCATAGAAGCTTCGGAAACGCCCTCGCTGAGCAACGACGGCGGTGGTGAAGCAAAGTGACAGCAGGACGATGGTCATCGTGAGTGTTCGAACTATCATGCGATCACTTTCTTCATGACGCGGACAGATTTCAGCAATCTGAAACTGTCTGATGACAGAGATCCTGCAGAGCATGGAACGGTGAAAAACTCCACCGATTTCGTGCTCCTGCGGAAAGCATGACTCCTGCGATATCAGACAAACCTTTCTATCGCAGGCAACAAGCTGCAGGAACAATATTCGATTGGGCGCCTGAAGCAAATCACACTCACCATTTCCCCCTTTTGCCGAGGGAGAAGAGTTTGCAGACAACGTTGTGTCAGCCGCCCAAAACTGCCGTAAAAATGGTGGAATGAACCGTGCGAAAAATGGAAGGTCAGTCTCTCGCTGGTGATTCAGACATCAGCGTTTTGTGGAACTTCGGCTGATAGGAGATCAGTACCTCCCCGAAACTTTGCAACCCGCAACCCTGCAGTGAAAATCGCCGATGGGTTATTCATCGAACGAAAGCCCTATGGAGCTGGTCTCGGCGTCATTAGTCAGAGTCACCGGAATCTGCCAGGTCCGGGAGGCCAGACGGCACAGCGACTCGTCCGTTGCACAGTACCCATAACTCATTTGAACGATCAGAACGGTTTGCCCCGGCTCGCTGGATACAGGCAAAGAAAATGACGCCGTTCCGTTTTGCGGTGTCGCTTCCTCCCGCGAATTCAGCGCATCATCGGGTACAACGGCCTGTCCCTCGGATACCGCCACCTTCCAGGTGACCGGAGCTAATTCATTCAGCTTATGGCCATCCGGAATATTCAGATTCACTGTGAACTGAATCGGTTCGCCCGCTTTCACTGTCTGTGACGCGACTTTTGTGGCATCGTCCGTATTAATAGGAGAGGGAAGCCGAACAGGGTTGGGGGCTGCCAGTCCCTGAATGACAAACTCCTTCATTTCGCCGGAAGTGAAATCGACCGTACAGATACGATGATTGTTGGTATCTGCAACATAAAGCACTTTCTCTCCGGCTGAGATTCCTCCAGGTTCATCGAGCAACGCTGGTTCGAGCGTGTCACCAGCCTCCCCTGTTCCGATCCAGGACTGAACCGATTGATTCGACAGATTAATGCGCTTGATCTTGTGGTTATAGGAATCAGCAACGAAAAGAGTTGCTCCGCGGACAGCAACTCCCAGAGGGTGCTGCAAACGGGCATTCGGTCCGATACCGTCAATATCTCCGAATGCGAAAAGTGACTGGCCCTGAGGCAGTTCTGATGTCCCGGCAATTGTCGTCACCTGACCTCTTTGATCGGTCGAAACACGCCGAACGGCAGACCCTTCGCTATCGACAACGTAAAGGAATTCGCCGCTCGGATCGACACAGATCTCAGAGGGTTGAGCGAATGATGACTGGTCCAGCGAACCGTTGATGACGTCTTCGCGCCCATTGCCTGCGTAACGTCGAATACGGTCTGAATTCGGCAGATAAACCCAGATTTGATGCGGGCCCGCCATCGCGATAAAGAGTTTATTGTCTGTGTATGCCAGCGACCAGGGGCTGTTGAGTGCGGTGGACAAGGGAGCTCCGCCCCCCTTCGCGCGGAAGTGCGCCTGTTCGCCGGTCCCCGCAATCGTCTTGACGGACTTTGCTGTCAGATCGATAGCACGCAGCATGTGATTTTCTGTGTCCGCGACATACAGCAGATTCTCAACAAGCGCCATGCCCTGCGGGTGATTGAATTCCGCGCTGGAGTAACTGCCATCCGCCGTTCCCATGCGTCCGCTGCCAACGATATCAATTAATTCACCGCTGGTGCTCGCAATCACAATTCGATTGTGGTTACTGTCTGCGACAAAGACTCGTTGCCCGGCTTCGTCGACGAGCACCTTCCCCGGATACCGGAGCGGTGTCTCGGTGGCCTTCCCTTCTTCCAGTTCGAATCGGATGGGAGTTTCATCCAGAGTGCCCTTCGAACGATGGTACTCAATGAGTTTTTCAATCACCTTTTCGATGGGTTCTCGATTGCCTTCGCCGGACAACGAACCGATGTACCGTCCTTCGGCGTCGATGATTGCCAGGGTAGGCCAGGAACTCGTGCCGAATCGCCGCCAGACGAGCAATTGATCGTCATTGACCACGGGATGCCGGATCTCGTACCGCATGATGGCATTTCGAATGTTCTCGGCGTCTTTCTCGTTTTCGAATTTTGCCGAGTGCACCCCGATGACAACAAGTTCCTTCTCAAACTTCTCTTCCAGGTACTTCAAGTCCGGAAGAATGTGCATGCAGTTGATGCAGCAGTATGTCCAGAAATCGACAAGGACGATCTTACCCTTCAGGTCCTTCATGCTGATTGGCTGTGATGTGTTCAGCCAGCCGCTTCCCCCTTCGAAGACTCCTTCCGGAACCACCTGCGCGCGGGGGAAAGGATCGGCCACACGTCTCGCACCCCGCTGTGATTCATCTGTATTGTTCAATGCCACGCGGTCCTGTGCCCGGCTGATGTTGCCCGATGCCAACATCCCAGAGAACATCGCGAGAACAAGAAGACGAATCACAAAGGCTGGTGAGATGCGAGTCACGGCATCGACTCCTGAAATGCAGCAGCAGATCGCTGGCCCGATGTCAGGGGAGGGAAATGAACGTTAAGCTTTTAATCTATCGTCGAACGAATCGATGCGAAAGTGTTGATAAGGATTTCTGCGTTCAAAACAAAGCGTCGATCAGTAACGTCGATCAATGAAAGTCGTAGGTCACCACGCCATGCCTTTGTGCCCGGCTGATGCGATCGGTGGCATAAAGTCCTGCCAGAACGAATTCCACACACGATGCGCGAACGGCAGCATTGTCGGCTGCGTTGACCTCAAATGCTTTGTCCCAAACTGGAGGCACTCGTTTCAACAGCGTCTCGTAGTAGGTACTTGGAAGCATGTCACCCACTTCGATCTTTACACCCTTCGCAAAGATTTCGGTGATCTGTTCGAGCCCGTGCTGTTCGATGTATTCCTCGAAGACAGTCCTGATAGCTTCTGCCGTCACAGAGTCCAGAACCTGTCTTTCGCTCATCTGGTGGCTGCTCATCAGATCAACTTCCAGCTTACCAAGCGACGACGAATAAAGATGGCCAAGATCGCTGATGCGTGGTACTGCTGGATTTTCACCCAGAACTGCGCCGCGCCGCCGCGCGCTGGCGATCATAGTCTGATAGTTTGCAATGCTGAATCGGGCACTGACGCCCGATTGCTGATCGATGTAACGGCTCCGGCGCGCGGCACGGCTGATCTCTTCGACAATCTGTTTCATGAAGAAAGGAACGAGCACCGGAAAGTCGCCATCAAGATCAACGCTGCACTCCTGCTCCATGATCTGTATGCCCGCATCCCGTTCCGAAGGATAGTGCGTATGGATAATGCTGCCGATGCGGTCCTTCAGCTGCGGGATCACTTTGCCACTTCGGTTATAGGTCGAAGGGTTCGCCGAGAATAAGATGACAACATCCAGATCGAATTGAATCGGATACCCTCGGATCTGAACGTCTCGTTCCTCCAGAATGTTAAACAGGCCGACCTGAACGAGTTCATCAAGTTCGGGGAGTTCGTTCATCGCGAAGACTCCGCGATGCATGCGAGGGATCAAGCCGAAATGCAGGGCATCTTCGGCAGACATGCTGCTGCCAGCGGCAAGCTTGGCAGGGTCGATTTCGCCAATGATATCTGCAAACTTGGTCCCCGGAGCCAGTCGCTCTGCGTAACGTTGGTCGCGAGGCCACCATTTGATTGCAATCTGATCATCGCTCGCGCTGGCAATCCGTTCTTTTCCGGCAGTGGTAATGGGCTGATAGGGATCTTCATGAACCGGGCAACCCGGTAAATCCAGGTACGGAATTGCGTCATCAAGAAACCTCGGGATCGCTCTCATCAGGCGACTCTTACCCTGTCCTTTTTCTCCCAGAAAAAGAATGTCGTGACCTGCCAGCAGCGCAAGACTGATTTCGGGGACGACGGTGTTTTCGTACCCGAGCATTCCGGGGAAAAGCACTTCGCCTGCAGCCAGTTGACGAACGAAGTTGGAACGGAGTTCTTCCTTCACTGAACGCGATTTCCAGCCGCTGTTTTTCAGGTCCGCCAGTGTTTCAGGGTGCATAGCGTTCTAAATCTTTCATTGAGGCGCTTCGGCCACTATCACAGAACCAGAGTGGTCGTGTTTCGCGTCAGAATTCTAATCGGGACCACCAACTTCAGGTCTCTCCTGAGTCGCCGACGCCAGACATTCATGAAAAACGTCTCGGTCAGCATTCGTCAGAAACGCGGCTCGAATTGACAAAGCAAAGAAAGGCGGCCTGTGTATTTCCGCATTCGAACCTGACTGGTTAACCTCGACGTGAACCATTGGATCAAGATCTGCGACTTTCACCAGGTCCTTCTGCGTTCCAAGAACCATATCCGCACCGCTGGCAACGGCAGCTTGCTCCACACTTTCCAAATCAGCTCGTGTGTAATGGTGGTGATCACGAAACCAACGATGGCCCTTCACTTCGAAACCAGCCTGGCGGCAGGTTTGTTCAAAGCTCTCCGGGTTGCCAATCCCTGACATCAGAAACACTTTCCCGGCAGAGGGATCGTTCGAACAAAACCGTGCTGCGTCAAGCTTTTCATTGGTTATAGACAGTAATTCAGAGGGTGCAAACCGGACGCGACAGATTCGCCCCGTCAGCCCCGGCGATGCGTTGATGACTGCCTTTTCAATTTGCTCAAGCGTTTCTGCGTCAGCTAAATCAGCCCTGGTGATCATCACAAGTTGAGCCCGACTGAGAGAATTCAGCGGTTCGCGCAGCAATCCTCGGGGCAGGAGTGCTCCGAACCCAAAAGGGTTTGTTGCATCAATCAGCACAATATCCAGATCCCGATGCAGGCGACGATGCTGAAATCCGTCGTCCATAACGATCACATCAGCCTCACCGGAAGCCTCCAGTTTCTTTGCGGAGATGATTCGATCCGGGTTTTGCAGATGCGGGATCTGCGGGCAAAGCTGCTGCAGTACCTGGTACTCGTCATTCACACCCTGCACTGCAGCTCGATAGCCGCGACTGACAATGGCTGTGCGTCTGCCAGCGGACGTCAGCGTCTGAACGACCAACGCAACGACGGGGGTTTTTCCGGTTCCGCCGGTTGTAATGTTGCCAACGCTGATAACCGGCATACTGGCTTGATATGTCGGCTTCACCCCGCAGTCGAACAAAAAGTTTCGAACTGCGACAATCCATCGATATGGTATCGAGCAGACGAACAGGCAAGCGCGCAGGGTGGCTGCGAGGAGCCCCTTCGACTGACCACTGATCAGCATTCGAAAACTTGATTCGTCCATCTTCACGTTAGAATCACATGTTCCATTGAGACTGTTGGGCGCGCCCGACGGGCATCCTGTGTCATCTTAGCGTCTCCAGAAAGGGCGTCCTCCATCATGGCTGATGTTCAATTCGAAGTTGCCGAAAAGCTGAATCACTTCGGGCAATCAGGCCTTCTGAAACACCTCCAGGCCATCGATCCGGCGAGTGCTGAGCGTTTATTGAATCAGATCAACAAAGTCGACCTGCGAATGATTCAGGAAATCTGGCAGTCGGCATCCGCAGAAGAGGCCGTGTCAGAATCTGCTTCGGATCGAATCTCGCGAGCCCAGGCCCCGGCAACCGTTGTTCGGCAACCGGAAGCTGAGGCTGATCAGCAGGCCTGGACTGACGCTGACAGTCTCGGAGCCGCGGCGCTGGCTGAGGGCAGGGTGGCAGTAATTACTGTCGCAGGCGGCCAGGGAAGTCGCCTCGGATTTGATCACCCCAAAGGTATGTTTCCGATCGGACCAGTGACAAACCGCACTCTTTTTCAAATCTTTGGCGAACAGATCCAGGCACGCTGCAAACGTCATCACGCAGATATTCTCTGGCTGATCATGACCAGCGATGCCACGCACGATGAAACGGTGTCCTTCTTCGAAGAAAATGATTTCTTTGGACTCGAATCGAAGTCCGTTCATTTCTTCCAGCAGGGAAGCCTGCCCGCAATCGATGCAAAAACGGGCGAATTGCTGCTGAGTTCCGTTGATTCCCTGTGCCTGTCGCCGGACGGACATGGTGGCCTTGTCAATGCACTCAAAAATTCGGGTCTGCTGGATCTGCTGAAGCAACGCGGTGTCGAACACTTGTTCTACCACCAGGTCGACAATCCAACCGTCATCATGTGTGACCCGGCTTTGCTTGGATTTCATATCGAACAGAAATCGCAGCTCACCACGAACGTCGTTCGAAAAGTTTCTCCGACAGAACGAATGGGCGTTCTGGCTGATGTGGACGGTCGAACGCAGATTATCGAATACAGTGAGCTCACTCCGGAACAAGCGGCCAGCGAAGACGAAAACGGACAGTGGATTTTCTGGGCGGGAAACACTGCGATTCACGTTTTCTCCCGTGAATTCCTCGAGCAGTTGGCC is a window encoding:
- a CDS encoding DUF4159 domain-containing protein translates to MIVRTLTMTIVLLSLCFTTAVVAQRGRFRSFYGADGRPDRRGVPDWKLDENFRKDVFTFVRIRYGSYGRWGWQTDYPDADLNFSYRLQQLTSLHVDPDGAILELTDPALFDYPFIYIIEPGYIALSDAERKALRTYLLNGGFLMVDDFWGDTEWYNFYEELKRIFPEREPVELPLEHPIFHCVYDLKERPQIPALGFAHQRADGTISTNQGYGTEDVHYKGLFDDNGRMMAFIGHNTDLGDGWEREGEDPWYFKEFSEKKAYPLGINIVFYAMTH
- a CDS encoding thioredoxin-like domain-containing protein — its product is MTRISPAFVIRLLVLAMFSGMLASGNISRAQDRVALNNTDESQRGARRVADPFPRAQVVPEGVFEGGSGWLNTSQPISMKDLKGKIVLVDFWTYCCINCMHILPDLKYLEEKFEKELVVIGVHSAKFENEKDAENIRNAIMRYEIRHPVVNDDQLLVWRRFGTSSWPTLAIIDAEGRYIGSLSGEGNREPIEKVIEKLIEYHRSKGTLDETPIRFELEEGKATETPLRYPGKVLVDEAGQRVFVADSNHNRIVIASTSGELIDIVGSGRMGTADGSYSSAEFNHPQGMALVENLLYVADTENHMLRAIDLTAKSVKTIAGTGEQAHFRAKGGGAPLSTALNSPWSLAYTDNKLFIAMAGPHQIWVYLPNSDRIRRYAGNGREDVINGSLDQSSFAQPSEICVDPSGEFLYVVDSEGSAVRRVSTDQRGQVTTIAGTSELPQGQSLFAFGDIDGIGPNARLQHPLGVAVRGATLFVADSYNHKIKRINLSNQSVQSWIGTGEAGDTLEPALLDEPGGISAGEKVLYVADTNNHRICTVDFTSGEMKEFVIQGLAAPNPVRLPSPINTDDATKVASQTVKAGEPIQFTVNLNIPDGHKLNELAPVTWKVAVSEGQAVVPDDALNSREEATPQNGTASFSLPVSSEPGQTVLIVQMSYGYCATDESLCRLASRTWQIPVTLTNDAETSSIGLSFDE
- a CDS encoding magnesium chelatase — encoded protein: MHPETLADLKNSGWKSRSVKEELRSNFVRQLAAGEVLFPGMLGYENTVVPEISLALLAGHDILFLGEKGQGKSRLMRAIPRFLDDAIPYLDLPGCPVHEDPYQPITTAGKERIASASDDQIAIKWWPRDQRYAERLAPGTKFADIIGEIDPAKLAAGSSMSAEDALHFGLIPRMHRGVFAMNELPELDELVQVGLFNILEERDVQIRGYPIQFDLDVVILFSANPSTYNRSGKVIPQLKDRIGSIIHTHYPSERDAGIQIMEQECSVDLDGDFPVLVPFFMKQIVEEISRAARRSRYIDQQSGVSARFSIANYQTMIASARRRGAVLGENPAVPRISDLGHLYSSSLGKLEVDLMSSHQMSERQVLDSVTAEAIRTVFEEYIEQHGLEQITEIFAKGVKIEVGDMLPSTYYETLLKRVPPVWDKAFEVNAADNAAVRASCVEFVLAGLYATDRISRAQRHGVVTYDFH
- the lpxK gene encoding tetraacyldisaccharide 4'-kinase; this encodes MDESSFRMLISGQSKGLLAATLRACLFVCSIPYRWIVAVRNFLFDCGVKPTYQASMPVISVGNITTGGTGKTPVVALVVQTLTSAGRRTAIVSRGYRAAVQGVNDEYQVLQQLCPQIPHLQNPDRIISAKKLEASGEADVIVMDDGFQHRRLHRDLDIVLIDATNPFGFGALLPRGLLREPLNSLSRAQLVMITRADLADAETLEQIEKAVINASPGLTGRICRVRFAPSELLSITNEKLDAARFCSNDPSAGKVFLMSGIGNPESFEQTCRQAGFEVKGHRWFRDHHHYTRADLESVEQAAVASGADMVLGTQKDLVKVADLDPMVHVEVNQSGSNAEIHRPPFFALSIRAAFLTNADRDVFHECLASATQERPEVGGPD
- a CDS encoding UDPGP type 1 family protein; the protein is MADVQFEVAEKLNHFGQSGLLKHLQAIDPASAERLLNQINKVDLRMIQEIWQSASAEEAVSESASDRISRAQAPATVVRQPEAEADQQAWTDADSLGAAALAEGRVAVITVAGGQGSRLGFDHPKGMFPIGPVTNRTLFQIFGEQIQARCKRHHADILWLIMTSDATHDETVSFFEENDFFGLESKSVHFFQQGSLPAIDAKTGELLLSSVDSLCLSPDGHGGLVNALKNSGLLDLLKQRGVEHLFYHQVDNPTVIMCDPALLGFHIEQKSQLTTNVVRKVSPTERMGVLADVDGRTQIIEYSELTPEQAASEDENGQWIFWAGNTAIHVFSREFLEQLAEDGCRLPLHVARKNVAFLRADGTMVKPDDPANPNAVKLERFIFDALPMAEKNLIVEGNRDREFNPVKNREGADSPATSRAALNRIAREWLAAAGIEVSEEKSIEISPLTALDAAELSERETRDLMDEIVIQ